A stretch of Mytilus edulis chromosome 11, xbMytEdul2.2, whole genome shotgun sequence DNA encodes these proteins:
- the LOC139495460 gene encoding uncharacterized protein isoform X1, which translates to MELRSERVPCVPKKKVVQIEFKMATKGVEGKKLVYCTLDGVKYSVYVDPMTNHNLNSTDPLLKAQSQKIIIDAVRAKTNTDDDDTTTENQQEENSNRATLTFCDVCSQGVERGVRHVCPDVEQSPDDESSSNKEDSTGTNIIWTKSNTLLLIEEYRANKNKMEKGILRKKVVWEKIAKMLCSKGFSVNGDQVNGKWKTLMRGYKSVKDNNKKSGAGKKSYEFEEVLDELFENDPIIKPVLTLSSTDNNKKSATATDKPDDEEIATPKPAKKPRKTTSADIADTIKQYLQESKQHQEDTIERQERMHKDRINAYKGVEDALRSFLAKK; encoded by the exons ATGGAACTGCGTTCAGAACGAGTTCCGTGCGTCCCCAAAAAAAAGGTGGTGCAGATAGAATTCAAAATGGCGACCAAAGGAGTTGAAGG GAAGAAACTAGTATACTGCACGCTCGATGGAGTCAAATACTCTGTTTATGTAGATCCTATGACGAACCACAATTTGAATTCAACAG ATCCTTTGCTGAAAGCTCAGTCGCAAAAGATAATAATTGATGCTGTGAGGGCTAAAACCAATACAGACGACGACGACACGACAACTGAAAACCAGCAGGAAG AAAACAGTAATAGAGCAACTCTCACTTTTTGCGATGTGTGTAGTCAGGGAGTTGAGAGAGGTGTCAGACATGTTTGCCCAGATGTTGAACAAAGTCCAGATG ATGAATCCAGCAGTAATAAAGAGGATTCAACAGGTACGAATATAATTTGGACAAAAAGTAATACGTTACTCCTAATTGAGGAGTATAGGGCAAACAAGAATAAAATGGAAAAGGGCATTTTAAGAAAGAAGGTTGTTTGGGAGAAGATTGCTAAAATGCTCTGCTCAAAAGGATTTTCTGTTAATGGTGATCAAGTAAATGGAAAGTGGAAAACATTAATGAGGGGGTACAAGAGTGTGAAggacaataacaaaaaatctGGTGCAGGAAAAAAATCATACGAGTTTGAAGAAGTATTGGATGAACTATTTGAAAATGATCCGATCATTAAACCTGTACTTACCTTAAGCAGCAccgataataataaaaaatctgccACTGCTACTGATAAACCAGATGATGAAGAAATAGCAACACCAAAACCAGCAAAAAAGCCAAGAAAGACCACCTCTGCAGACATCGCAGATACCATTAAACAATACTTGCAGGAGTCAAAACAGCATCAGGAAGACACAATAGAAAGACAGGAAAGAATGCATAAGGATCGGATTAACGCCTATAAAGGAGTTGAAGATGCCCTAAGGAGTTTCCTTGCAAAGAaata A
- the LOC139495460 gene encoding baculoviral IAP repeat-containing protein 7-B-like isoform X3 produces the protein MELRSERVPCVPKKKVVQIEFKMATKGVEGKKLVYCTLDGVKYSVYVDPMTNHNLNSTDPLLKAQSQKIIIDAVRAKTNTDDDDTTTENQQEENSNRATLTFCDVCSQGVERGVRHVCPDVEQSPDDESSSNKEDSTECKICMDSESDCLVSPCNHLAMCMDCAKMLDNCPICRKDICKRLKIFRC, from the exons ATGGAACTGCGTTCAGAACGAGTTCCGTGCGTCCCCAAAAAAAAGGTGGTGCAGATAGAATTCAAAATGGCGACCAAAGGAGTTGAAGG GAAGAAACTAGTATACTGCACGCTCGATGGAGTCAAATACTCTGTTTATGTAGATCCTATGACGAACCACAATTTGAATTCAACAG ATCCTTTGCTGAAAGCTCAGTCGCAAAAGATAATAATTGATGCTGTGAGGGCTAAAACCAATACAGACGACGACGACACGACAACTGAAAACCAGCAGGAAG AAAACAGTAATAGAGCAACTCTCACTTTTTGCGATGTGTGTAGTCAGGGAGTTGAGAGAGGTGTCAGACATGTTTGCCCAGATGTTGAACAAAGTCCAGATG ATGAATCCAGCAGTAATAAAGAGGATTCAACAG AATGCAAGATTTGTATGGACAGTGAATCGGATTGCCTAGTTTCACCATGCAACCATTTGGCAATGTGTATGGATTGTGCGAAAATGTTAGATAACTGTCCAATCTGCCGAAAAGATATTTGCAAAAGACTTAAAATCTTCAGATGTTAA
- the LOC139495461 gene encoding putative nuclease HARBI1, whose protein sequence is MEVGVAIIAALTVIDDEDDQYEDPMDIIPILPLLTNLMEPELRPKIYGYVEEIIPQYDEESFRRMFRMSRATFDRICTYLRDCPELQPTQTGGSDVVTVEKQVLITLWYVGSLDTIRKIADRFGVSESTVIMCRERVTAAILNNLKQKIISWPTQHEMQDEVNAFQQRNGFPGIVGAVDGTHIRIKAPSSHPQSYVNRKGFHSIQVQAVCRHNMFFSHIYAGYPGSVHDSRVLKQSDLWTNGLRMCNMANHILGDAAYPTRRWLLTPFRDNGHLTDQQKKYNQYHSSNRVVIERAFALLKGRFRRLKYLETIKLDTSVEIIMICCVLHNICILTNDNIDDFLVQQDDDDVVNNRHIVQINDEEAEGFLKRDNIARHLL, encoded by the exons ATGGAGGTTGGGGTTGCAATTATTGCGGCATTGACCGTCATTGACGATGAAGACGACCAATATGAAGATCCTATGGATATTATTCCTATTCTGCCATTGCTGACCAATTTAAT GGAACCGGAACTGCGTCCTAAGATATATGGCTATGTGGAGGAGATTATTCCACAGTATGACGAAGAGTCGTTTAGAAGGATGTTCAGGATGTCTCGTGCAACATTTGATAGAATTTGTACTTATTTAAGGGACTGTCCTGAATTGCAGCCAACACAGACAGGTGGAAGTGATGTAGTAACTGTTGAAAAACAAGTATTAATTACGTTATGGTATGTTGGGAGTCTAGATACTATTAGAAAGATTGCAGATCGATTTGGAGTCTCAGAATCAACAGTCATAATGTGCAGGGAGAGAGTAACTGCTGCAATACTGAACAATCTGAAGCAAAAAATTATTTCTTGGCCAACTCAACATGAAATGCAGGATGAAGTTAATGCTTTCCAACAAAGGAATGGGTTTCCTGGCATAGTTGGTGCCGTAGATGGAACCCATATAAGGATTAAAGCACCATCTTCACATCCACAATCGTATGTTAATCGTAAAGGGTTTCATTCGATCCAAGTTCAAGCTGTATGTAGACATAATATGTTTTTCTCCCACATTTACGCTGGATATCCTGGAAGCGTTCATGATTCCAGAGTTTTAAAACAATCAGACTTGTGGACAAATGGCTTGCGAATGTGCAATATGGCAAATCATATTTTAGGAGATGCAGCTTACCCAACTCGCAGATGGTTGCTCACACCATTTAGAGACAATGGACATCTTACTGATCAACAAAAAAAGTACAATCAATATCATTCTTCAAATCGTGTAGTAATAGAAAGAGCATTTGCACTACTCAAGGGCAGATTCAGGCGTTTAAAATACTTGGAGACTATAAAATTGGACACTTCAGTTGAGATCATAATGATTTGTTGTGTTTTACATAATATTTGTATACTCACAAATGATAATATTGACGACTTCTTAGTTCAACAAGATGATGATGATGTTGTCAATAATAGACATATAGTTCAAATAAATGATGAAGAGGCAGAGGGTTTTTTGAAACGTGACAATATTGCACGACATCTACTCTAG
- the LOC139495460 gene encoding uncharacterized protein isoform X2, whose amino-acid sequence MELRSERVPCVPKKKVVQIEFKMATKGVEGKKLVYCTLDGVKYSVYVDPMTNHNLNSTDPLLKAQSQKIIIDAVRAKTNTDDDDTTTENQQEENSNRATLTFCDVCSQGVERGVRHVCPDVEQSPDDESSSNKEDSTGTNIIWTKSNTLLLIEEYRANKNKMEKGILRKKVVWEKIAKMLCSKGFSVNGDQVNGKWKTLMRGYKSVKDNNKKSGAGKKSYEFEEVLDELFENDPIIKPVLTLSSTDNNKKSATATDKPDDEEIATPKPAKKPRKTTSADIADTIKQYLQESKQHQEDTIERQERMHKDRINAYKGVEDALRSFLAKK is encoded by the exons ATGGAACTGCGTTCAGAACGAGTTCCGTGCGTCCCCAAAAAAAAGGTGGTGCAGATAGAATTCAAAATGGCGACCAAAGGAGTTGAAGG GAAGAAACTAGTATACTGCACGCTCGATGGAGTCAAATACTCTGTTTATGTAGATCCTATGACGAACCACAATTTGAATTCAACAG ATCCTTTGCTGAAAGCTCAGTCGCAAAAGATAATAATTGATGCTGTGAGGGCTAAAACCAATACAGACGACGACGACACGACAACTGAAAACCAGCAGGAAG AAAACAGTAATAGAGCAACTCTCACTTTTTGCGATGTGTGTAGTCAGGGAGTTGAGAGAGGTGTCAGACATGTTTGCCCAGATGTTGAACAAAGTCCAGATG ATGAATCCAGCAGTAATAAAGAGGATTCAACAGGTACGAATATAATTTGGACAAAAAGTAATACGTTACTCCTAATTGAGGAGTATAGGGCAAACAAGAATAAAATGGAAAAGGGCATTTTAAGAAAGAAGGTTGTTTGGGAGAAGATTGCTAAAATGCTCTGCTCAAAAGGATTTTCTGTTAATGGTGATCAAGTAAATGGAAAGTGGAAAACATTAATGAGGGGGTACAAGAGTGTGAAggacaataacaaaaaatctGGTGCAGGAAAAAAATCATACGAGTTTGAAGAAGTATTGGATGAACTATTTGAAAATGATCCGATCATTAAACCTGTACTTACCTTAAGCAGCAccgataataataaaaaatctgccACTGCTACTGATAAACCAGATGATGAAGAAATAGCAACACCAAAACCAGCAAAAAAGCCAAGAAAGACCACCTCTGCAGACATCGCAGATACCATTAAACAATACTTGCAGGAGTCAAAACAGCATCAGGAAGACACAATAGAAAGACAGGAAAGAATGCATAAGGATCGGATTAACGCCTATAAAGGAGTTGAAGATGCCCTAAGGAGTTTCCTTGCAAAGAaatag